One genomic window of Cystobacter ferrugineus includes the following:
- a CDS encoding carbohydrate binding domain-containing protein, producing the protein MVGTGFWAVGVIAGVGCAVATSDDTLDSAEAGVEASLESTGSRTLTIGGQAFGLTWEDDFGGDLNKGQPKSYLNTQYWTKENLGVNFEQQAYTNRECPNNPNNWNYCVENGKLTLLARKEPLDCVVWKQCTTTSECGTNGTCAATGYCVYDQNRNGVYDHEECAPFNGTANAPVNGTQYSSGRIKSDEKVEYRYGYVEFRARMPFADLPAGATPPNGMWPAIWMLGANGAITNGGRDDSAGWPMNGEIDIMEYTQIKENKALYPNNEAMGYNVLWREIPEAGELAANTGGWEPNACSSWPNNGDAKCDGDVGGARATWNGKTIDYHQWHTWGFLWDENGFKIYIDNLPQNGGQPVGTFSIGDGATEFRQPMYLILNNAVGGELGCLGFKDRACSSSAQCANGAACVSGKCQETASSCINIDWAAHGDKAKLEVDYVRWYHRNSGYAQAPRAACQDSDNNGVPDNLIRNCGFNEDFTYHRSDLFFDGGAGLTEVINEGGSHGYVQWVRVDNGGWATHSVQVRQEGFQLQAGTTYKWKVDLKSNAARTLPVKIVQAHDPWTVISSFNCNVGTSWTTCTGPNFTPSATDNYKFEISMGGSAYTGAQLYLDDMYIGTTANACQPDCTGKLCGSDGCGGTCGACRSGSTCGAWGQCVAGTSTCTPSCSGKVCGSDGCGGTCGTCASGQTCSSTGQCTSTCTPSCSGKVCGSDGCGGTCGTCGSGQTCSSAGQCTGGTTPRRLEAESATLTGCFAEAGGDSGGKVVAFEGNDTICWSNVNMSGITSATAHVGAPYTGGQAQLKFNGTVIGTFTMSTASGGWSSPSLTNLTTSVATSGTGTLCLAGLTHPNGWIFSVDYLDLK; encoded by the coding sequence GTGGTGGGAACTGGCTTCTGGGCGGTGGGAGTGATCGCGGGCGTGGGCTGCGCCGTGGCGACCAGTGATGACACCCTGGACTCTGCCGAGGCAGGGGTTGAGGCGTCGTTGGAGTCCACGGGCTCCAGGACGCTCACCATCGGTGGGCAGGCGTTTGGTCTGACGTGGGAGGATGACTTTGGCGGTGACCTGAACAAGGGCCAACCCAAGTCCTATCTCAACACGCAGTACTGGACGAAGGAGAACCTGGGCGTCAACTTCGAGCAGCAGGCCTATACGAACCGGGAGTGTCCCAACAATCCCAACAACTGGAACTACTGTGTCGAGAACGGCAAGCTGACGCTGCTGGCGAGGAAGGAACCGTTGGACTGTGTGGTCTGGAAGCAATGTACCACCACCAGCGAGTGTGGCACCAACGGCACGTGCGCGGCCACCGGCTATTGCGTGTACGACCAGAACCGCAACGGTGTCTACGATCACGAGGAGTGCGCGCCGTTCAATGGCACGGCCAACGCGCCGGTCAACGGAACGCAGTACTCCTCGGGCCGCATCAAGAGCGACGAGAAGGTCGAGTACCGCTACGGCTACGTCGAGTTCCGCGCGCGCATGCCCTTCGCGGATCTGCCCGCCGGGGCCACGCCGCCCAACGGCATGTGGCCCGCCATCTGGATGCTCGGCGCCAACGGGGCCATCACCAACGGTGGCCGTGATGACAGCGCGGGCTGGCCCATGAATGGCGAGATCGACATCATGGAGTACACGCAGATCAAGGAGAACAAGGCCCTCTACCCGAACAACGAGGCCATGGGCTACAACGTGCTGTGGCGCGAGATTCCCGAGGCGGGCGAGCTGGCGGCCAACACCGGTGGATGGGAGCCCAACGCGTGCAGCTCCTGGCCCAACAACGGTGACGCGAAGTGCGACGGGGACGTGGGCGGTGCCCGGGCCACCTGGAATGGCAAGACGATCGACTACCACCAGTGGCACACCTGGGGCTTCCTGTGGGACGAGAACGGGTTCAAGATCTACATCGACAACCTGCCGCAGAACGGCGGCCAGCCGGTGGGCACCTTCTCCATTGGTGACGGCGCGACCGAGTTCCGTCAGCCGATGTACCTCATCCTCAACAACGCGGTGGGTGGCGAGCTGGGCTGCCTCGGGTTCAAGGATCGCGCCTGCTCCTCCAGCGCGCAGTGCGCCAATGGCGCGGCGTGCGTGAGCGGCAAGTGCCAGGAGACGGCCAGCTCGTGCATCAACATCGACTGGGCGGCCCATGGTGACAAGGCCAAGCTCGAGGTGGATTACGTCCGCTGGTATCACCGCAACTCGGGCTACGCGCAGGCGCCCCGGGCCGCGTGCCAGGACAGCGACAACAACGGCGTGCCGGACAACCTCATCCGCAACTGCGGCTTCAACGAGGACTTCACCTATCATCGCAGCGATCTGTTCTTCGACGGTGGCGCGGGTCTCACCGAGGTCATCAACGAGGGGGGCTCGCACGGCTACGTGCAGTGGGTGCGCGTGGACAACGGCGGCTGGGCGACCCACAGCGTGCAGGTGCGGCAGGAGGGCTTCCAGCTCCAGGCCGGTACGACCTACAAGTGGAAGGTGGACCTGAAGTCGAACGCGGCGCGCACGCTGCCCGTGAAGATCGTCCAGGCGCATGATCCGTGGACGGTCATCTCCTCCTTCAACTGCAACGTGGGCACCTCGTGGACCACGTGCACCGGGCCGAACTTCACCCCGTCCGCCACGGACAACTACAAGTTCGAGATCTCCATGGGTGGCTCCGCCTACACCGGCGCGCAGCTCTACCTGGACGACATGTACATCGGCACCACGGCCAACGCCTGCCAGCCGGACTGCACGGGCAAGCTGTGCGGCAGCGATGGCTGCGGCGGGACCTGCGGCGCGTGCCGCTCCGGTAGCACCTGCGGCGCCTGGGGCCAGTGCGTGGCCGGCACCAGCACCTGCACGCCCTCGTGCTCGGGCAAGGTGTGCGGCAGCGATGGCTGCGGCGGGACCTGCGGCACCTGCGCCTCGGGCCAGACGTGCAGCAGCACGGGCCAGTGCACCAGCACCTGCACGCCCTCGTGCTCGGGCAAGGTGTGCGGCAGCGATGGCTGCGGTGGCACCTGCGGCACCTGCGGCTCGGGCCAGACGTGCAGCAGCGCGGGCCAGTGCACTGGTGGCACCACGCCCCGCCGCCTGGAGGCGGAGAGCGCCACGCTGACGGGCTGCTTCGCCGAGGCCGGTGGTGACAGCGGTGGCAAGGTCGTCGCCTTCGAGGGCAACGACACCATCTGCTGGAGCAACGTGAACATGTCGGGCATCACCTCCGCGACGGCCCACGTGGGCGCGCCGTACACCGGTGGCCAGGCGCAGTTGAAGTTCAACGGCACCGTCATCGGCACGTTCACGATGAGCACGGCGTCCGGTGGCTGGAGCAGCCCGAGCCTGACCAACCTCACCACGTCGGTGGCCACGAGTGGTACGGGCACGCTGTGCCTGGCGGGTCTGACCCACCCGAACGGCTGGATCTTCTCGGTCGACTACCTCGACCTGAAATAG
- a CDS encoding discoidin domain-containing protein: protein MNLLNPLLHGARSAWTRWASACASLALAGMTVASPIAAHAQTNTNLARGKPVTVSSTDGVFSGPSAVDGDPGTRWSSGFTDNEWISIDLGSTVSIGRVVLNWETAFGKDYTLESSTDGTSWTALKTVTNGDGGIDDWTVSGSGRYVRMRGQTRAIGYGYSLWEFEVYGSGGTSTSTDLARGRSATATSIENNDPNLGPGFAFDGNANTRWSSVAGVDPQSIRVDLGSSQQVGKVVLNWEGAYAKSYTIDGSNDDSTWQTLATITDGAPGIREIPVSGTYRYVRMRGTARGTGYGYSLWSFEVYKSGGTTTPPTQTTNQTVKLVFPDLAYAKVSISPTPLSVSPIPEEGLATPSVRNPAKVVTYLCTFPPNTTVTMSKNQFSPTQPNTDIRLVVTDSTGTTQRAQSVTALAVQDAVWQVEIYSTGSTDPGTPSGPIIPDPYVKVAPPPTAGSFAVTAPANGAMVTNTRRPTFQWAAVTGATNYKLFVNITRNDYDWMAPGDLINRFTEVGSTTGTSLTLNQDLVDRWTYKWYVVATLASGATSRSDLRTFSVYIPVVETVADGVSLINGMRDMNKNGVIDPYEDWRNPIATRVNDLMSRMTRHQKVMQLFFNAKEYPDAGFTMGPLAPEDIVAFQKASAATPLGIPYIDAGDSIHGFKTSWPTQPGLVATRDPQLAYEMGDIQRREQLAVGSRGTLSPLAEVGTKILYPRIQEGSGEDADVAAGFSRALIAGLQGGPEVNPHSIWVTTKHWPSQGAGGEGGITYDGTTIHYHMRPWHAALEAGTSGIMPGYAGSKLLAPGQWGAGDSPGIINYLRQNMGYNGVICTDWLPAGDPWVRSLMAGSDVMGGADPGQMGDFESRVTDARVDESARRVLELKFRLGLFEDPYRKGLAGTAEWHTADNKRAARLAAQESMTLLKNDGALPLRMGAGSSIVIAGPRADDPSCMVTWRSDFHNTDFGALTIYQAIKQRAEAAGITVYKDAAPAGVTPSAAIVAVGESYFTHGTAWDKEKPYIPGDPAGPAHTAFSKPEEPRDHFGIITSFKSKNIPTITVMVLPRPYILTNVAPQSNALVAIYRPGDLGGPALADVLFGDVLPRGKLPWDLPRSLDQIGTDVETDQKERWDLPFDLGATEAERTAIRERIAKGLPVQPIYGNPFYRYGDGIQGFGLTDSTPPTAFTLQTPANGTTITGTRPAFSWTASSDPQTGIQYYEVVIDGQAVLGGRTKATSAALEGLKLSNGQHSWYVRAVNWANGVTTSATSTFTLNDTTPPAAFSALLPAAGSSVPGTSTRFIWERTSDVGAGVAQYILNVDGTDRTPAITAGAYTATTVNLARGKNVTATSNEFGSANDAVDGNTTTRWSSRSDTANPNTESITVDLGAVHSIKRVVLNWEAAYGTKYVVEASLDGTTWTPLYTENAGNGGIDDLTNLSGVGQYVRMRGVQRATAYGYSLWEFEVYGLATHETTLTGLAAGSHTWRVRAVDGANNSTQSNGPISFTK from the coding sequence ATGAATCTTCTCAATCCTCTTCTCCACGGCGCGCGCAGCGCCTGGACACGGTGGGCGTCTGCCTGTGCGAGCCTGGCGCTCGCGGGCATGACGGTCGCCAGTCCCATCGCCGCGCACGCTCAAACCAATACCAACCTCGCCCGAGGCAAGCCCGTCACGGTGTCGTCCACGGATGGTGTGTTCTCGGGCCCCTCCGCGGTCGACGGTGATCCGGGAACCCGCTGGAGCAGTGGTTTCACCGACAATGAATGGATCTCCATCGACCTCGGGTCGACCGTGTCCATTGGCCGCGTGGTCCTCAACTGGGAGACCGCCTTCGGCAAGGACTACACGCTCGAGTCCTCCACCGACGGGACGAGCTGGACGGCGCTGAAGACCGTCACCAACGGAGATGGAGGCATCGACGATTGGACGGTGTCCGGCTCGGGCCGCTATGTCCGCATGCGCGGGCAGACCCGGGCCATCGGCTACGGGTACTCGCTGTGGGAGTTCGAGGTGTATGGCTCGGGCGGCACGTCGACGAGCACGGACCTCGCGCGGGGCCGTTCCGCCACGGCCACGAGCATCGAGAACAACGACCCCAACCTGGGGCCTGGCTTCGCCTTCGACGGCAACGCCAACACGCGCTGGTCGTCCGTCGCCGGGGTGGACCCCCAGTCGATCCGTGTCGACCTGGGCTCGTCCCAGCAGGTGGGCAAGGTGGTGCTCAACTGGGAAGGCGCCTACGCCAAGAGTTACACCATCGACGGCTCCAACGATGACTCCACCTGGCAGACCCTGGCCACCATCACGGATGGCGCTCCGGGCATCCGGGAGATTCCCGTCTCCGGCACGTACCGCTACGTGCGCATGCGCGGCACCGCGCGCGGCACGGGCTATGGCTATTCGCTCTGGTCCTTCGAGGTCTACAAGTCCGGTGGCACCACGACGCCGCCGACGCAGACGACCAACCAGACCGTCAAGCTGGTCTTCCCCGACCTGGCCTACGCGAAGGTGAGCATCTCGCCCACGCCGCTGTCCGTGTCACCCATTCCGGAAGAGGGCCTCGCGACGCCCTCCGTGCGCAACCCGGCCAAGGTGGTCACCTACCTGTGCACGTTCCCGCCCAACACCACGGTGACGATGTCCAAGAACCAGTTCTCGCCCACCCAGCCCAACACCGACATCCGCCTGGTGGTCACGGACTCCACGGGCACCACCCAGCGCGCGCAGTCCGTCACCGCGCTCGCGGTGCAGGACGCGGTGTGGCAGGTGGAGATCTACAGCACGGGGAGCACCGACCCGGGCACGCCCTCCGGTCCCATCATCCCCGACCCGTACGTGAAGGTGGCTCCTCCGCCGACGGCTGGCTCGTTCGCGGTGACCGCGCCCGCCAACGGCGCGATGGTCACCAACACCCGCCGCCCCACGTTCCAGTGGGCCGCCGTCACCGGTGCCACCAACTACAAGCTCTTCGTCAACATCACCCGGAATGACTACGACTGGATGGCGCCCGGAGACCTCATCAACCGCTTCACCGAGGTGGGCTCCACCACGGGCACCTCGCTCACCCTCAACCAGGATCTGGTCGATCGCTGGACCTACAAGTGGTACGTCGTCGCCACGCTCGCCAGCGGGGCCACCAGCCGCTCGGACCTGCGCACCTTCAGCGTCTACATCCCCGTGGTCGAGACCGTGGCGGATGGTGTGTCGCTCATCAACGGGATGCGCGACATGAACAAGAACGGCGTCATCGATCCGTACGAGGACTGGCGCAACCCCATCGCCACGCGCGTCAACGATCTGATGAGCCGGATGACGCGGCACCAGAAGGTGATGCAGCTGTTCTTCAACGCCAAGGAGTACCCCGACGCGGGCTTCACCATGGGTCCGCTGGCGCCGGAGGACATCGTCGCCTTCCAGAAGGCCTCGGCGGCCACGCCCCTGGGCATCCCCTACATCGACGCGGGTGACTCCATCCACGGCTTCAAGACGAGCTGGCCCACCCAGCCCGGTCTGGTGGCCACGCGCGATCCGCAGCTCGCCTATGAGATGGGTGACATCCAGCGGCGCGAGCAGCTCGCCGTGGGCAGCCGCGGCACGCTGTCGCCCCTGGCCGAGGTGGGCACGAAGATCCTCTACCCGCGCATCCAGGAGGGCAGTGGCGAGGACGCGGACGTGGCGGCTGGCTTCTCTCGCGCGCTCATCGCGGGTTTGCAGGGCGGCCCCGAGGTGAACCCCCACTCCATCTGGGTCACCACCAAGCACTGGCCGAGCCAGGGCGCCGGTGGCGAGGGCGGCATCACCTACGACGGCACCACCATCCACTACCACATGCGTCCGTGGCACGCGGCCCTCGAGGCCGGCACCAGCGGCATCATGCCTGGCTATGCCGGCAGCAAGCTGCTGGCTCCGGGCCAGTGGGGCGCGGGTGACAGTCCGGGCATCATCAACTACCTGCGCCAGAACATGGGCTACAACGGTGTCATCTGCACGGACTGGCTGCCCGCGGGCGATCCCTGGGTCCGCTCGCTCATGGCCGGCTCCGACGTGATGGGCGGCGCCGACCCCGGGCAGATGGGTGACTTCGAGAGCCGCGTCACCGATGCCCGCGTCGACGAGTCCGCCCGCCGCGTGCTCGAGCTGAAGTTCCGGCTCGGTCTGTTCGAGGACCCCTATCGCAAGGGGCTCGCGGGAACCGCCGAATGGCACACGGCCGACAACAAGAGGGCGGCCCGGCTGGCCGCCCAGGAGTCGATGACCCTGCTCAAGAACGACGGGGCCCTGCCGCTGCGCATGGGCGCGGGCTCCTCGATCGTCATCGCCGGTCCGCGCGCCGATGATCCGTCCTGCATGGTCACCTGGCGCTCGGACTTCCACAACACGGACTTCGGCGCCCTGACCATCTACCAGGCCATCAAGCAGCGCGCCGAGGCGGCGGGCATCACGGTGTACAAGGACGCGGCGCCCGCGGGCGTCACGCCCAGCGCGGCCATCGTGGCGGTGGGTGAGAGCTACTTCACGCACGGCACCGCGTGGGACAAGGAGAAGCCCTACATCCCGGGTGACCCGGCCGGCCCCGCGCACACCGCCTTCTCCAAGCCGGAAGAGCCTCGCGATCACTTCGGCATCATCACCAGCTTCAAGTCGAAGAACATCCCGACGATCACGGTGATGGTCCTGCCGCGGCCCTACATCCTCACCAACGTGGCGCCACAGAGCAACGCGCTGGTGGCCATCTACCGGCCCGGAGATCTGGGTGGCCCGGCGCTGGCGGACGTGCTGTTCGGCGACGTGCTGCCCCGCGGCAAGCTGCCGTGGGATCTGCCGCGCTCGCTGGATCAAATCGGCACCGACGTGGAGACCGACCAGAAGGAGCGGTGGGATCTGCCGTTCGACCTCGGGGCCACCGAGGCCGAGCGCACCGCCATCCGTGAGCGGATCGCCAAGGGCCTGCCCGTGCAGCCCATCTATGGCAATCCGTTCTATCGCTATGGCGATGGCATCCAGGGCTTTGGTCTGACCGACTCCACGCCTCCCACGGCGTTCACCCTCCAGACGCCGGCGAACGGAACCACCATCACCGGCACGCGGCCCGCGTTCTCGTGGACGGCGAGCAGCGATCCGCAGACGGGCATCCAGTACTACGAGGTCGTCATCGACGGTCAGGCGGTGCTGGGGGGCAGGACGAAGGCCACCTCCGCCGCGCTCGAGGGGCTCAAGCTCTCCAACGGCCAGCACTCCTGGTACGTGAGGGCCGTCAACTGGGCCAACGGGGTGACCACGTCGGCCACGTCCACGTTCACCCTCAATGACACCACGCCGCCCGCGGCCTTCTCCGCGCTCCTTCCGGCGGCGGGCTCGTCGGTTCCCGGTACCTCGACGCGCTTCATCTGGGAGCGCACGAGCGACGTGGGCGCGGGCGTCGCCCAGTACATCCTCAACGTGGACGGCACGGACCGCACCCCGGCCATCACGGCCGGTGCCTACACGGCCACCACCGTGAACCTGGCGCGCGGAAAGAATGTCACCGCCACCTCCAACGAGTTCGGCAGCGCCAACGACGCGGTGGATGGCAATACCACCACGCGCTGGTCCAGCCGGTCGGACACCGCCAACCCGAACACCGAGTCGATCACCGTCGACCTCGGCGCCGTCCATTCCATCAAGCGCGTGGTGCTCAATTGGGAGGCCGCGTACGGCACGAAGTACGTGGTGGAGGCCTCGCTGGATGGCACCACCTGGACGCCGCTCTACACGGAGAACGCCGGCAACGGTGGCATCGATGACCTCACCAACCTGAGCGGGGTGGGCCAGTACGTGCGGATGCGCGGTGTGCAGCGCGCGACGGCGTATGGTTACTCGTTGTGGGAGTTCGAGGTGTACGGCCTGGCCACGCACGAGACCACGCTGACCGGACTGGCGGCCGGGAGCCACACCTGGCGCGTGCGCGCCGTGGACGGTGCCAACAACAGCACCCAGTCCAACGGCCCCATCTCGTTCACGAAGTGA
- a CDS encoding long-chain fatty acid--CoA ligase, producing MEKIWLKHYPSGVPAEIDDKQYPSLTHLLEESFRKFADRPAFKCMGKSITYRELDLLSQRVGAWLQSRGLARGATVAIMMPNVLQYPVCIAAILRAGYTVVNVNPLYTPRELEYQLKDSGAQAIFILENFAITLQQVLERTSVQHVVVTSMGDLLGGVKGALVNLVVRKVKKLVPPYHLPRAIKFNQMLAEGKPLSLVPVTTSRDDVAFLQYTGGTTGVSKGATLLHRNVIANLLQVEAWLQPAMKGNTSEALNVVCALPLYHIFALTVCGLMGIRMGSMNILIPNPRDIPDFIKTLSQQPFHILPAVNTLYNALVHHPDFAKLDFSHLRVANGGGMAVQRATAEKWFSITRVPIIEGYGLSETSPVATSNPPTATEYSGTIGLPLPSTEIAIRDDEGKDVPLGQPGEICIRGPQVMAGYWKHPDETAKVMMPDGFFKSGDIGIMDERGHTRIVDRKKDMILVSGFNVYPNEVEGVVAMHPGVLEVAAIGVPDEHSGETVKLFVVKKDPALTEAQLLDYCRQHLTGYKRPKFIEFRTDLPKTNVGKILRRELREKTGS from the coding sequence ATGGAGAAGATCTGGCTCAAACACTACCCGTCAGGCGTTCCAGCCGAGATCGACGACAAGCAGTACCCCTCGCTGACCCACCTGTTGGAAGAGTCGTTCCGCAAGTTCGCCGATCGCCCGGCATTCAAGTGCATGGGCAAGTCCATCACCTACCGGGAGCTCGATCTCCTGTCGCAGCGGGTGGGTGCGTGGCTGCAATCCCGGGGGCTCGCACGAGGCGCGACCGTCGCCATCATGATGCCCAACGTGCTGCAGTACCCGGTCTGCATCGCCGCCATCCTCCGCGCGGGCTACACGGTGGTGAACGTCAACCCGCTCTACACGCCGCGCGAGTTGGAATACCAGCTCAAGGACAGTGGCGCCCAGGCCATCTTCATCCTGGAGAACTTCGCGATCACGCTCCAGCAGGTATTGGAGCGCACGTCCGTCCAGCACGTGGTGGTCACCTCGATGGGTGACCTGCTGGGCGGCGTGAAGGGTGCACTCGTCAACCTCGTGGTGCGCAAGGTGAAGAAGCTGGTGCCCCCCTATCACCTGCCACGCGCCATCAAGTTCAACCAGATGCTGGCCGAGGGCAAGCCCCTGTCGCTCGTGCCCGTGACGACGTCGCGCGACGACGTCGCCTTCCTGCAATACACGGGTGGCACCACGGGCGTGAGCAAGGGCGCCACGCTGCTGCACCGCAATGTCATCGCCAATCTGTTGCAGGTGGAGGCCTGGCTCCAGCCCGCCATGAAAGGCAATACGTCCGAGGCACTCAACGTCGTCTGCGCGCTGCCGCTCTACCACATCTTCGCGCTCACCGTCTGCGGGCTCATGGGCATCCGCATGGGCTCGATGAACATCCTCATCCCCAATCCGCGCGACATTCCAGACTTCATCAAGACGCTGTCCCAGCAGCCCTTCCACATCCTGCCGGCCGTCAACACCCTCTACAACGCGCTGGTGCACCACCCCGACTTCGCCAAGCTCGACTTCTCCCACCTGAGGGTCGCCAACGGAGGCGGCATGGCCGTACAGCGGGCCACGGCGGAGAAGTGGTTCTCCATCACCCGCGTTCCCATCATCGAGGGTTATGGTTTGTCCGAGACCTCGCCGGTGGCCACCAGCAACCCGCCCACCGCCACGGAGTACTCCGGCACCATCGGCCTTCCCCTTCCCTCCACGGAGATCGCCATCCGCGATGACGAGGGAAAGGACGTGCCGCTCGGCCAGCCGGGGGAGATCTGCATCCGCGGCCCCCAGGTGATGGCGGGCTACTGGAAACACCCGGACGAGACGGCCAAGGTCATGATGCCCGACGGCTTCTTCAAGTCCGGCGACATCGGCATCATGGACGAGCGCGGACACACCCGCATCGTGGATCGCAAGAAGGACATGATCCTCGTGTCGGGCTTCAACGTCTATCCCAACGAGGTGGAGGGCGTGGTCGCCATGCACCCGGGCGTGTTGGAGGTGGCCGCCATCGGCGTGCCCGACGAGCACTCCGGCGAGACCGTCAAACTCTTCGTGGTGAAGAAGGACCCGGCCCTCACCGAGGCCCAGCTGCTCGACTACTGCCGCCAGCACCTCACCGGCTACAAGCGGCCCAAGTTCATCGAGTTCCGCACCGATCTGCCCAAGACCAACGTGGGGAAGATCCTCCGCCGGGAGCTGCGCGAGAAGACGGGGAGCTGA
- a CDS encoding OPT family oligopeptide transporter: MREERSASGRALTPRALALGGLLGAGLSLTNLYVGLKTGLAFPVTIIACVLGLGMYRALAWPWRTRAHPGLSLLETSAMQSTASSAGYSTGGTLISANVAWLMLSGHHPPGWALFCWTLLISALGVLFAVPLQRAFLHRERLPFPSGLAAASAARMLQQGDVSARQGTRVLGGAALVAGLLTLARDGLKRVPASLPLPGSLQGVPLASLSFSLDLGLLSPGVGALVGPRIAASLLLGAITCFGVLVPWLHVRGTLPQPDFNHALDWSMWPGTALVTSAAFTHLLSRRDVLRRAFSSLVQPGAVGPEAGAGPGQVPRSWLLAGLPLLSLGTVVLGDGVFGIPPHLGLLGVLLSFALAVVACRVTGETDVTPSGALGQLAQLAFGVVMPGNPLANAIAASLSGSTAATSADLLTDVKAGSLLGATPRQTVLAQLWGCLVGSAVIVPAFLLLVPDTSVLSEEHFPAPGGTFVAGVARVLAAGLEALAPASRWGALAGGVSGILLALLEQHAPERLRPFVPSAIGVGIAFALPPSLSLSMFLGSLAAALLTRARPAFALVATVPLAAGLIAGESLVSLTLTLLAGLGLLPSS, encoded by the coding sequence ATGCGAGAGGAGCGGAGCGCGTCCGGCAGGGCACTCACCCCCCGCGCACTGGCGCTCGGCGGCCTCCTGGGCGCGGGGCTGAGCCTCACCAACCTCTACGTCGGACTGAAGACGGGGCTGGCCTTTCCGGTGACGATCATCGCCTGCGTGCTGGGACTCGGCATGTACCGGGCACTGGCGTGGCCGTGGCGCACCCGCGCCCACCCCGGGTTGTCCCTGCTGGAGACGAGTGCCATGCAGTCCACGGCCTCCTCGGCGGGCTATTCCACGGGAGGCACCCTCATCTCCGCCAACGTGGCGTGGCTCATGCTCTCCGGCCACCACCCGCCGGGCTGGGCCCTCTTCTGCTGGACGCTGCTCATCTCCGCGCTCGGTGTCCTCTTCGCCGTCCCGCTCCAGCGCGCCTTCCTCCACCGCGAGCGCCTCCCCTTCCCCTCCGGACTGGCCGCGGCCTCGGCGGCGCGGATGCTCCAGCAGGGAGACGTCTCCGCGCGCCAGGGAACCCGGGTACTCGGTGGGGCGGCCCTGGTGGCCGGCCTGCTCACGCTCGCCCGCGATGGGCTGAAGCGGGTGCCCGCCTCTCTGCCCCTTCCAGGCTCGCTCCAGGGCGTACCGCTGGCCTCGCTCTCCTTCTCCCTCGACCTCGGCCTGCTCTCCCCCGGAGTCGGCGCCCTGGTGGGCCCGCGCATCGCCGCCTCGCTCCTGCTCGGCGCCATCACCTGCTTCGGCGTGCTCGTCCCCTGGCTCCACGTTCGAGGCACCCTGCCCCAACCCGACTTCAACCACGCGCTCGACTGGAGCATGTGGCCAGGCACCGCCCTGGTGACGAGCGCCGCCTTCACCCACCTGTTGTCACGGCGGGACGTGCTGCGCCGCGCGTTCTCCTCGCTCGTCCAGCCCGGAGCCGTGGGCCCGGAGGCTGGCGCGGGCCCGGGACAGGTTCCACGCTCCTGGCTGCTCGCCGGCCTCCCGCTGCTCTCGCTGGGGACGGTGGTGCTGGGAGACGGGGTCTTCGGCATCCCCCCCCACCTGGGGCTGCTCGGCGTGCTGCTGTCCTTCGCGCTCGCCGTGGTGGCGTGCCGGGTGACCGGGGAGACGGATGTCACCCCCTCGGGGGCCCTGGGACAGCTCGCCCAGCTCGCCTTCGGCGTCGTCATGCCCGGCAACCCCCTGGCCAACGCCATCGCCGCCAGCCTCTCCGGCTCCACCGCCGCCACCAGCGCGGATCTGCTCACCGACGTGAAGGCCGGCTCGCTGCTCGGCGCGACTCCCCGGCAGACCGTGCTCGCCCAACTCTGGGGCTGTCTCGTCGGCTCGGCCGTCATCGTCCCCGCCTTCCTGCTCCTCGTCCCGGACACCTCCGTCCTCTCCGAGGAGCACTTCCCCGCGCCCGGAGGAACCTTCGTGGCGGGGGTGGCCCGGGTGCTCGCCGCGGGCCTCGAGGCCCTGGCCCCGGCCTCCCGCTGGGGCGCGCTCGCCGGCGGCGTGAGCGGCATCCTCCTGGCGCTGCTCGAGCAACACGCCCCCGAGCGCCTGCGCCCCTTCGTTCCCTCGGCCATCGGCGTCGGCATCGCCTTCGCCCTTCCCCCCTCCCTCTCCCTGTCCATGTTCCTGGGCTCGCTCGCCGCGGCCCTCCTCACCCGCGCCCGGCCCGCCTTCGCGCTCGTCGCCACCGTCCCCCTGGCCGCGGGCCTCATCGCCGGAGAGAGCCTGGTGAGCCTCACCCTCACCCTGCTCGCCGGACTCGGGCTCCTCCCCTCTTCTTGA